CAGCGTCGCCCGCCACGTCAATCTCCTGGTGCCCTCGACGCGCGAGGATTGCGCCGCGGGCGCCATCATCATGGAGCCGACCGAATACCCGCCGATGTCGGGCTCCAACACGATCTGCGTCGCCACGGTGCTGCTCGAGACCGGAATGGTGCCGATGCAGGAGCCGGAGACACGCTTCAAGCTCGATATGCCGGGCGGCGTCATCGAGGTCAACGCCGAATGCCGCGACGGCAAATGCCTGTCGATCACCTTCCGCAACGCCCCCGCCTTCGCCGAACGCCTCGACGCGAATATCGAGGTCGAGGGGCTGGGAACGCTGAAGGTGGACATCGCTTACGGCGGCATGTTCTACGCCATCGTCGATGCACCCGCGCTAGGTTTATCGGTTACGCCCGACGAGGCGCGCGAACTGGCCGTGGCCGGCGAGAAGGTTCGCCGCGCCGCGCGCGAGCAGCTCGATGTCGTCCATCCTGAATTCGACAATGTGCGCGGTGTCTCGATCGTGCAGTTCGCCATGCCGTTCCAGGGGCCGGGCAAGGTCACGCGCAACACCTGCATCGTCTCGCCCGGCCGTTCCGACCGCAGCCCGACCGGGACCGGCACCTCGGCCCGCATGGCCGTGCTGCACGCGCGGGGCCAGATGAAGGAAGGGGAGGTGTTGATCCATGAATCGATCATCGGCTCGCGCTTCACCGGCAGAATTGTCGGCTTGACCGAAATCGCCGGACGCAAGGCGATCGTTCCCGAGATCACCGGCCGTGCCTGGATCACCGGCGAGCACAACTACTATCTCGATCCGACAGATCCCTATCCGCAAGGCTATGTGCTGTCGGACACCTGGGGCACCTCGACCTCGGTGACGCAATAGAACTTCTTGCAACGGCGTCGCCTTGGAGCTCGGGCACCCGGAGCCTTTTTGTTCAAACGCAGGGGCATTGCGCTTGCATATGCTCGGCGGACTTGCAGGGAGGCGCCCGCTCTGATTCCCTGCGCTTGGTGGGGATCACCTGATTCGTGTGCTCGTTGCTCCGGTTCCGCATCGTCGTGCGGCGGAGCAGCGGGCGCTTTCGGTAGAAAGATGAAAAAATGACCGCCAAGCCGGAAATCCTGGAGATGAGACCCAAGATTACCGTCGTCGGGGTCGGCGGTGCCGGCGGCAACGCCGTCAACAACATGATCGCCGAAGGTCTGCAGGGCGTCGAGTTCGTCGTCGCCAACACCGACGCCCAGGCGCTCACCATGTCAAAGTCGTCGCGGCTGATCCAATTGGGCGCGCATGTCACCGAGGGCCTGGGCGCCGGGTCCTTGCCCCAGGTCGGAAGTGCGGCCGCGGAGGAATCCATCGATGAGATCATGGATCATCTGGCGGGAACGCATATGTGCTTCATCACCGCCGGCATGGGTGGCGGCACCGGGACGGGTGCCGCGCCCGTGATTGCGCGCGCCGCGCGCGATGCCGGCATTTTGACAGTGGCCGTCGTCACCAAGCCTTTCACGTTCGAAGGCAAGCGCCGGACCCAGGCGGCCGAGGAAGGCATAGAACGCCTGCGCGAAAGCGCCGACACCGTGATCGTCATCCCGAACCAGAACCTGTTTCGGGTCGCCGACGCCAGGACCACCTTCGCCGACGCTTTCGCCATGGCCGATCGCGTCCTCTACGCGGGCGTCGGCTGCATCACGGATCTCATCGTCAAGGAAGGCCTGATCAATCTCGATTTCGCCGACGTGAAATCGGTGATGCGGGACATGGGCCCGGCAATGATGGGAACGGGCGAGGCCTCCGGAGAGGGACGCGCAAGAACGGCAGCCGAGGCGGCGATAGCCAATCCGCTGCTGGACGAAGCCTCCATGACGGGCGCCAGGGGGCTGCTGGTGTCGATCAGCGGCGGTATGGACATGACGCTGTTCGAGGTCGATGAGGCCGCGACGAGGATACGCGAGGAGGTCGACGCCGATGCCGACATCATCGTCGGCGCCATCTTCGACCAGTCCCTGGCCGGGAAGTTCCGTGTGTCGGTCGTCGCGACGGGACTGCGCAAGAGCGCGAGCGTGATGCAGTTCGAGCAGAGGATCGCCTGACCCACCGCGATTCTCGAGCGCGCCGATGGCGCGGCGCAAATAGGCTGATGCCAGCTTCCGACGGCGAATAGATCCCTGGCCGCCAGATTTCGACAGCCTGCGCACTTACACGCGCGCCTCTTCGTCGCTAACTTTCATGCCACGGCATACAGTCGCGGCTGACGGGAGAGGCTCACATGAAAAGCTTCGTCTACAACGCCCAGCCAGCACGCGTCGTCTTCGGATCAGGCACGATCGCAAGGCTCCCGGAGGAGATCGACCGGCTCGGGCTGAAACGTGTGCTGGTCCTGGCCACGCCGCCGCGGGAGGCCGATGCCCGGCGCCATGCCGAGTTCCTCGGCGACAGGGCAGCCGGCGTCTATGCCAAAGCGACGATGCATACGCCGGTGTCCGTCACCGAGGACGCGCTGCGGGTCGCGGCGGAACTCCAGGCCGACGGGCTGGTCGCGGTCGGCGGCGGCTCCACGACGGGTCTCGCGAAGGCGATCGCCTTGCGCACCGACCTGCCGCAGATTGTGATGCCGACGACCTATGCCGGCTCGGAAATGACGCCGATCCTCGGCGAGACGAAAGATGGCGTGAAGGTCACCCAATCGAGCCCGAAGGTGCTGCCGGAAGTGGTGATCTACGACGTCGACCTGACGATGACGCTTCCCGCTTCGTTGTCGGGAACAAGCGGCATGAACGCCATCGCCCATGCGGTCGAGGCGCTCTATGCCAGGGAAAGCAACCCGGTGATAAATCTGATGGCCACCGAAGCCATCGGCGCGTTGGTGAGCGCCTTGCCGGTCATTGCCGGGAACCCGCATGACCGCGACGCGCGTTCCGAGGCGCTTTACGGCGCCTGGCTCTGCGGCATCTGCCTCGGCTCGGTCGGCATGGCGCTGCACCACAAGCTTTGCCATACGCTCGGCGGCAGTTTCGATCTGCCGCATGCGGAGACCCATACGATCGTGCTGCCGCATGCGCTGGCCTACAACGCCCCCGCCGTTCCGGCCGTCATGCAAACCCTGCGGGCCGTGCTGAAGACGGATGATCCTGCCATCGCGCTCTACGACCTCGCCGGCCGCATCGGCGCAAAACGCGCGCTGTCCGAGATCGGCATGCCGTCCGAGGGGATCGACATTGCGACGGACCGTGCGCTGGCCAATCCCTACTGGAACCCGCGGGCGCTGGAGCGGGAACCGATCCGGGCCCTTATCGCGCGCGCCTATGCCGGCGAGCCGCCGCAGGCCTGAGAAGGCTGCCCCTGGGATGAAAGCTTCACGAAGCTTACGCTTCGGCGCGGGGGCAAACTGCACAGCGTATCAGAAAAACGAAATTGTCCGCCGACGCTCCAGTCGTAATTGTCCCGTACAGGCAAACGGCTCGGAGCCTTGGGAGGATTCCGATTCAGCTGGTCGCCTGAGGAAGGCGCCAATCATAGGCTGCCTGGGAGGAGGAAAATGCCTGGTTCGGGCAAATCGGACGACAGGCGCCTTGGCTTCAAGGCGTCGCAGGAAGTCGTCGTCGTCGCGATCTCGGTCGTGATGTTCCTCGTCTTCTCGGCGACGCTCAACAATTTCCTGAGCCAAGGCAACATCATCGCCATCCTCAAGAACGTGTCGATCCTCGGCACGCTGGCCGTCGGCATGGGCTTCGTCGTCGTCGGCCGCGGCATCGACCTCACCATGGTGGCGGTGATGGTCGTCGGCGTCGCCTTCAGCATCTGGATTTCTACCTGGGGCATCGATTTCACGCTTGCCGTGATCTGCGGCGCCATACTGGTCGCGGCCATCGGCCTGTTCACCGGCGTCATGGTGGCGGTCGCGGAAGTTCCGCCGATCTTCGCTACCTTGGCCATCGCCTCCTCGGTCTACGGCTCGGGGCGCATCGTCTTTGCCTCGGACGTGCTCTATGCCCCGCCGGACATCGCCTGGCTGAAATTCGTCGGCAATGGCAGCGTGCTCGGGATACCGATGTCCGTCGTCATCTTCGGCGCGGTGGCGGCTCTCATGGGTCTCTTTCTGAGGAAGACGCGCTTTGGCCGGCTGGTCTACGCAACTGGCGACAATCCGAACGCGGCCCGCACCACCGGCCTGCCGACACGCCCGATCATCGTGACGCAATATGTCATCAGCGCGCTCATCGCGTTCACCGCCGGCATCATCATGACCGGTCTCGTCACCGGCATCGACACGCGCCTCTACAATTCGAGCCTGATCTACGACGTGCTGCTGGTGGTCGTGCTGGGCGGCATCGGCCTGTCGGGCGGCCAGGGCGGCGTGCGCAATGTCATCGCCGGCACCATTCTGGTCGGCATCCTGACCAACGGCATGACGATCCTCAACTTCTCCTACACCAGCCAGAATTTGATCAAGAGCGTGATCCTGCTCGGCGCCCTTGCCATCGACGCCATCATCAATCCGCGCGACGAGCAGACCTCGCAGAGCGGCGACATCTGAAACAAGAACTCGAACCATCAAATTGGGGAGGAAACCTATGAAGATATTCAAGAAATGCCTGTTGGCGGGCATGGCCGCGCTTGCGCTGCTAGGTGTCGCACAGGTCGCAAGCGCGCAGGAAACCGATCAGGTCGGCCGGGCTGCCTATCTCGACGGCGTCAAGGGCAAGAAGGTCATCTTCGTGCCGATCTCGCAGGGTATGGACCTCAACCAGGCCTGGGTGATGGTGTGGCAGCGTCACGCCGCCCGCTACGGCTTCACGCTCGAGGTGCGCGATCCGAACGGCGACACCAATGCCGGCATCCGCGCCATGCAGGGCGCGATCGCCGAGAAGCCCGACCTGATCATCGTGCAGAACCCGGACGTGCAGACCTATGCGCGGCTCTTGAAGCAGGCGCAGGCCGCAGGCATCAAGGTGCTGCAGGTCAACATGCAGTCGGCGACCCAGACCGACTCCTATGTCGGCAATGACTGGATCGAGATGGGCCGCCTGGAGATGGGCGAGCTGGCCAAGCATTGCACCGGGCCGAACGCCGTCTCGCACAAGGTGGTGTGGCTCGCCGGCGTCCAGACGGGCGCCGCCAACATCTATATGCGCACCGGCATCGACAAGGTGCTGAAGGCCAATCCCGAGCTGCAGCTCGTCTCCGACCAGCCGGCCGACTACATCAGCGAAAAGGCCCGCCAGATCACCGAGACGGTACTGCAGCAGCATCCCGATCTCTGCGGCATCATGGGCATCTGGGACAATGCCGAAGTCGGCGCCGGCGCTGCCGTCGCGGCAGCCGGCAAGCAGGACCAGGTCACCATCGTCACCAATGGCGCGGGTGCCGCCACGGGCTGCGAGAGCATCAAGAACGGGCTGCTCGACGTGATCTTCAACTTCAACGCGCCGGTCCAGGGCGAAATCGCCGCGCAGCAGATCTCCGAGCTGCTGCAGCATCCTGACCGCAAGGCCGGCAGCGAGAAGACCATCTTCTTCGGCCCGATCACCCGCGTCGACAAGACCAACGCGACCGGCCGGAACTGCTGGAAGCCCGAAGACATCAAGTAAACGGACTTTCCGATGAGCATGGCCGAAAGCCTTGTGCGCTGGCGCTACCGTCTGCTCCCCCACCATGTGGTCGGGGAGATCCTGACCAAGAAATGGATCGACAGCGTCATTCCCTTCACGGCGCTGGTCATCCTGTGCGCGATCTTCGGCGTGATCGTGCCGGGCTTCTTCGATGTGGCGACGCTGACCAATCTCAGCGGCCAGACCGCCGAGCTCGGCCTTGTCGTGCTCGGCATGACCATTGTCATGGTGTCCGGCGGCATCGATCTCTCGGTCGGCTCGACCTTCGCGTTGGCCGTGCTGGTCACGCTCTACGGCATGAACGTCGAGCAGTGGAGTTTTGGGACCGGCCTGCTGGCCTGCCTCGGCCTCGGTGTCGTCTGCGGCGCCATCAACGGCTTCCTGGTCGGCTTCCTGCGCATGCGGGCGTTTCTGACCACGCTGGTCACGCTCATCATCTACCGATCCACCTTCGACATCATCTTCCCGCATGTCTCGACGGCGATCGTCACCAGCGGCCCGGATTCGCCGACCTATGATTTTCTGGGCTTCGGCACGATCTGGGGCGTGCCGACCTCCTTCGCGGTCTTCATGGTCATTGCCATCGTGATCCACCTGGTGCTGTCGCGCGCCCGCTATGGCTGGCGGCTGTTCGCGGTCGGCGGCGCGCGCCGCTCCGCCTACAATGCCGGCATCAATGTGCGCTTCACTCTGTTCAGCGCCTATGTGCTCTGCTCGGTGCTGGTGGCGCTCTCCGGCTTCTTCTTCTCGGCCCGCATCGGCAGTGCCGCCTCCGATATCGGCACCGGCCTCGAGCTGCAGGTGCTGACCGCGACAGTGCTCGGCGGCATCTCGCTCGGTGGCGGACGCGGCTCGGTCGCCAAGGCGCTGATGGGCACGCTCTTCGTGCTCGTCCTGTCGAACAGCCTGCTCGCGCTCGCCGTGCCCGGCCCAGTCAACTACCTGATCCTCGGCCTCGTGCTGCTGCTCTCGGTCATGCTCGATGTGCGCTGGGTGAAGAACCGCCACAAGATCCTGCGCAGCGTCTATATCTCGCCGACCTTCGCCAAGATGCCGCAGGCGATCTCGACCGAGCCCGGCGTGCCGATGGCGGTGAACGACAGGCTGAAAGATGTCGGCGTCATCGGCCTCGGCTTCCTCGACGGCTCCGAGGATGTGATCTTCGACCGGCAGGACCGCCTCTACACCGGCAGCCGCCAGGGCGACATATTGCGCTTCCAGCCGCCGCACTACACGGAGAGCGAAGTCTTCGCCCATATCGGCGGCTCGCCGCTCGGCATGGCCTTCGACCGCGACGACAATCTGGTCATCTGCGTCGCCGGCATGGGCCTCTACCAGGTCTCGCCGGCGGGCGAGGTGAAGCTGCTCACCGCCGAGACCAATCGCTCGCTGACATCGGTGGTCGACGACTCGACCATGAAGCTCGCCGACGACTGCGACATTCTCCCAGACGGCCGCATCGTCTTTTCCGAAGCCACGGTGCGTTTCGAGATGCACGACTGGTATGCGGACGCGCTGGAGAGCCGCGGCAACGGGCGCATCATCGTCCACGATCCGCGCACCGGTTCGACCCGCACGCTGCTCTCGAACCTCGTCTTCCCCAATGGCATCTGCACCGCCTTCGACGGCCAGTCGGTGCTGTTCGCGGAAAGCTGGGCCTGCCGCATCAGCCGCTACTATTTCGACGGTCCGAAGAAGGGCAGGGTGGAGCGGGTCATCGAGGGACTGCCCGGCTATCCCGACAACATCAACCGCGCCTCCGACGGCACCTATTGGCTGGCGCTGATGGGCATGCGCACGCCGGCGCTCGACCTGTCGCTGGAAATGCCCGGCTTCCGCCGCCGCATGGCGCGGCGCGTGTCCGAGGATGCCTGGCTGATGCCCAACCTCAATACCGGCTGCGTGCTGCGCTTCGACGAGAAGGGCCAAATCCTGGAAAGCCTTTGGGACCAGGCCGGCGAGAAACATCCGATGATCACTTCGATGCGCGAGCACAAGGGCATCCTCTATCTCTGCGGCATCTTCAACAACCGCATGGGAACCCTGCCGCTGAAGGGCTCCGATCCCAACTGGTTCAGCTCGGATTCCTACTGGGGCAAAAAGCCATGAGCGCCGTGAGCCGGCTTTTCGATCGCTTTCTCGGCCGTGGCGACTGGGCGGTGACCGTTCCGACGCTCGACGGGCCGCTGCTGCCCAACCAGGACCTTGAGGAGGCGGAGCTCTTCGCAGGCCTCGCTGCGGCCGACAATCTGGTGCGGACCGAAAAGGGCATGCTGGCGAGCAGCGCGAACCGGCTGATGCGGTTCGATGCCGACGGCAAGGCCGAGGTCCTGCAGGAATTTCCGGGCGAGATCACCGCGCTCGCCCATGCACGCGGCATGACCGCCCTGGCCACCGGCGGCAAGGGCGTCGTCATCCGCGGCGGCCTGCATGACGGGCGGCAGGCGACGGGCGACGAGGCCCACAGGCTGTCCTGCGTTACCGCGCTGACTTTCCTCGACAGCAACACGTTGCTGGTCGCCAACGGCTCGGCCACGCTGCCGGCGAGCGCCTGGCGCCGCGACCTGATGCAGAAGAACGCTTCAGGCTCGGTCTGGCGCCTCGACCTGAAAAGCGGCCGGCTGGAGCTGATCCGCGACGGCCTCGCCTGGCCGGCCGGCATCGCCACCACCGGGTCAAACCGCGTCTACGTCACCGAGGCCTGGCGCCATCGCGTGCTGGCGATCGATCTCGCCGGCAAGGCGACGGCGCCGGTGCTGGAACATCTGCCGGCCTATCCGGCGCGCATCGCGCCCGCCTTCAACGCCGGCTACTGGTTGACCTTCTATTCCGTGCGCAATCAGCTGGTGGAGTTCATCCTGCGCGAGGAGACTTTTCGCAAGCGCATGCTGGTTGAGATACCGGAAGCCTACTGGATGGCGCCGTCGCTCAGCTCGTGGCGCGACTACCGCGAGCCGATGCAGGGCAGCCAGCTCAAGCAGATGAACGTGCTGAAGCCTTACGCGGTCACCAGGTCCTACGGGCTGGTGGTGCATTGCGACCAGAACATGAAGCCGCTGTCGAGCTTCCATTCGCGGGCCGACGGCACGGTGCACGGCACGATCAGCGCCTGCGAGGTCGACGACGACCTGCTCGTCGCCTCGCGCGGCGGGTCGCGGATCGTGCGCGTGGCCAAGGCCGCCAGCGGCAAGCGGGGTTAAGCGATGTCGGATAACATCATCGAGCTCAAGGACGCGACCAAGGCGTTCTCGCGCATCCCGGCCTTCAAGAACGTCAATTTCGACCTGCGCAAGGGCGAGATCCACGCGCTGCTCGGCGAAAACGGCGCCGGCAAATCGACGCTGACCAAGGTCATGGCCGGCGTGTTCAAGCTGACCGAGGGCAAGCTCTTCTTCGACGGCAAGGAGGCGTCTTTCGCAACGCCCGCCGAAGCGCTGCGCGCCGGCATCGCCATGGTGTTCCAGGAGACCAATCTGGTGCCGGCCATGACGGTGGCGCAGAACCTCTATCTCGGCGAGGAGAAGATGTTCAACCGGCTGCGCGGCCTCTACATCCAGGCGCGGCAATTCCTTGCCGGCATGGGGTTCCAGGTAGACCCGACCGCGCAGGTGAGCACGCTGGGCGCCGCCCACAAGCAGATGGTGGAGATAGCCCGCGCCGTCCACCACAAGGCCCGCGTGATCATCTTCGACGAGCCGACCGCGACGCTGACGCCGGAGGAGAAACGCCATTTCTTCAACCTGCTGCAGCGGCTGGTGAAGGAAGGCATCGCCATCATCTTCATTACCCACGCGCTGGAAGAGGCGCTCGCCGTCGCCAACCGCATCACCGTGATGCGCGACGGCGAGATCGTGGCTTCGGGCGAGGCCAAGGGTTTCACCCGCGCCTCGATCGTGCAGGCCATGGTCGGCCGGACGCTCACCGAAACGCTGCATGGCGAGGTCAAGCGCACCGCGCGCCCCTATGGCGACAAGGTGCTTTCGGTCGAGAACCTCTCCTGCGCCGGCCTGGTGCGCAACTCGTCCTTCTCCGTCTTTTCGGGGCAGGTCACCGGCATGTTCGGACTGGTCGGCGCCGGCCGCACCGAGATGGCCAAGGTCGTTGCCGGGCTGTTGAAGCGCAACATCTTCCATGGCGGCGAAATCCGCCTGCTCGGCAAGTCGGTGCGCTATCGCGTGCCCAGGCCGGCGGTGCGCGACGGCATCGTCTATGTGACGGAGGACCGAAAGTTCGACGGCTTCTTCGAGACGATGACGGCGGGCGAGAACCTGCAGATCGGCGAACTGACGGACAAATCCAACCCGGTGTCGATCGTGTCCCTGGCGCGCGCCAGGGAACTCGCCAAGCAATGGGGCGAGCGGCTCAGGCTGAAGCAGATCAGCGAGCGCGCCAGGATGATCGAGCTTTCGGGCGGCAACCAGCAAAAGGTCGTGATCGCCAAATCGCTGATACAGCAGCCCAAGCTGGTGATCTTCGACGAGCCGACGCGCGGCGTCGATGTCGGCGCCATCGTCGAGATCCACCAGCTCATCAGCGACCTTGCCGATCAAGGCATGGCCGTCGTCGTCATCTCCTCCTATCTGCCGGAAATCCTTGCGGTCTCCGACCGCATCCTGGTCGTGAAGCGCGGCCGCGTGGTCGAGGAGATGATGCTGTCGGACGCGACCGAAGAACGCGTGATGTTCGCCGCCGTTCATTGAACTGGAACAGATTTGCTGGCTAAGGCCTGGAACGGCCCTATTGCCTTGCAATCGCTTCCGCGTCTGAATAGGTCAGGAGGCCAGATCACCTGCCCGAGCGGACATGTCCAGCATCAACCTCAAACTTCTGCAGACGTTCCTGCTCGCCGCCGAAAACGGCAGCTTCCGGCGCGCGGCCGAAGAGAGCAACCGTTCCCCTTCGGCCGTTTCCATGCAGATACGCGACCTCGAGGAGCAGATAGGCATCTCGCTATTCATCCGCACGGCGCAGCGCGCCAGCCTGACGCCGGAAGGCCAGGTTCTGTTCGAGGAGATCGCCAATGCGATGTCGCAGGTGCAGACCAGCCTCGACCGGCTGACCGAGATCGCCGCGCGGCGCAAGGGCAAGGTGCAGATCGCCTGCGCGCCGACGCTGGCGGCGAGCCGGCTGGGCGACATATTGGCGACATTCAAATTGCGCTATCCGCGCTCGATCGTCGAGGTCATCGAAACCCCGCCGCAGGCCGCGCTTGCGCTGTTGCAGCAACAGGAGGTCGAGTTCTATCTCGGCCCGGAAGTGCCGAACCTCGACGACTTCCAGTTCGAGTCGATCCTGGACGATCCGCTGATGGCCTGCATCCCGGTGGAGACCTATGGCGGCGAGAAGAAGC
This region of Mesorhizobium sp. M2A.F.Ca.ET.046.03.2.1 genomic DNA includes:
- a CDS encoding proline racemase family protein — encoded protein: MRSRTSIRVVSCHAEGEIGDVIVGGVLPPAGRTMMEKMIAMERDHDHIRRMLICEPRGSVARHVNLLVPSTREDCAAGAIIMEPTEYPPMSGSNTICVATVLLETGMVPMQEPETRFKLDMPGGVIEVNAECRDGKCLSITFRNAPAFAERLDANIEVEGLGTLKVDIAYGGMFYAIVDAPALGLSVTPDEARELAVAGEKVRRAAREQLDVVHPEFDNVRGVSIVQFAMPFQGPGKVTRNTCIVSPGRSDRSPTGTGTSARMAVLHARGQMKEGEVLIHESIIGSRFTGRIVGLTEIAGRKAIVPEITGRAWITGEHNYYLDPTDPYPQGYVLSDTWGTSTSVTQ
- the ftsZ gene encoding cell division protein FtsZ, translating into MTAKPEILEMRPKITVVGVGGAGGNAVNNMIAEGLQGVEFVVANTDAQALTMSKSSRLIQLGAHVTEGLGAGSLPQVGSAAAEESIDEIMDHLAGTHMCFITAGMGGGTGTGAAPVIARAARDAGILTVAVVTKPFTFEGKRRTQAAEEGIERLRESADTVIVIPNQNLFRVADARTTFADAFAMADRVLYAGVGCITDLIVKEGLINLDFADVKSVMRDMGPAMMGTGEASGEGRARTAAEAAIANPLLDEASMTGARGLLVSISGGMDMTLFEVDEAATRIREEVDADADIIVGAIFDQSLAGKFRVSVVATGLRKSASVMQFEQRIA
- a CDS encoding maleylacetate reductase; translation: MKSFVYNAQPARVVFGSGTIARLPEEIDRLGLKRVLVLATPPREADARRHAEFLGDRAAGVYAKATMHTPVSVTEDALRVAAELQADGLVAVGGGSTTGLAKAIALRTDLPQIVMPTTYAGSEMTPILGETKDGVKVTQSSPKVLPEVVIYDVDLTMTLPASLSGTSGMNAIAHAVEALYARESNPVINLMATEAIGALVSALPVIAGNPHDRDARSEALYGAWLCGICLGSVGMALHHKLCHTLGGSFDLPHAETHTIVLPHALAYNAPAVPAVMQTLRAVLKTDDPAIALYDLAGRIGAKRALSEIGMPSEGIDIATDRALANPYWNPRALEREPIRALIARAYAGEPPQA
- a CDS encoding ABC transporter permease; the encoded protein is MPGSGKSDDRRLGFKASQEVVVVAISVVMFLVFSATLNNFLSQGNIIAILKNVSILGTLAVGMGFVVVGRGIDLTMVAVMVVGVAFSIWISTWGIDFTLAVICGAILVAAIGLFTGVMVAVAEVPPIFATLAIASSVYGSGRIVFASDVLYAPPDIAWLKFVGNGSVLGIPMSVVIFGAVAALMGLFLRKTRFGRLVYATGDNPNAARTTGLPTRPIIVTQYVISALIAFTAGIIMTGLVTGIDTRLYNSSLIYDVLLVVVLGGIGLSGGQGGVRNVIAGTILVGILTNGMTILNFSYTSQNLIKSVILLGALAIDAIINPRDEQTSQSGDI
- a CDS encoding sugar ABC transporter substrate-binding protein, with the protein product MKIFKKCLLAGMAALALLGVAQVASAQETDQVGRAAYLDGVKGKKVIFVPISQGMDLNQAWVMVWQRHAARYGFTLEVRDPNGDTNAGIRAMQGAIAEKPDLIIVQNPDVQTYARLLKQAQAAGIKVLQVNMQSATQTDSYVGNDWIEMGRLEMGELAKHCTGPNAVSHKVVWLAGVQTGAANIYMRTGIDKVLKANPELQLVSDQPADYISEKARQITETVLQQHPDLCGIMGIWDNAEVGAGAAVAAAGKQDQVTIVTNGAGAATGCESIKNGLLDVIFNFNAPVQGEIAAQQISELLQHPDRKAGSEKTIFFGPITRVDKTNATGRNCWKPEDIK
- a CDS encoding SMP-30/gluconolactonase/LRE family protein, with amino-acid sequence MSMAESLVRWRYRLLPHHVVGEILTKKWIDSVIPFTALVILCAIFGVIVPGFFDVATLTNLSGQTAELGLVVLGMTIVMVSGGIDLSVGSTFALAVLVTLYGMNVEQWSFGTGLLACLGLGVVCGAINGFLVGFLRMRAFLTTLVTLIIYRSTFDIIFPHVSTAIVTSGPDSPTYDFLGFGTIWGVPTSFAVFMVIAIVIHLVLSRARYGWRLFAVGGARRSAYNAGINVRFTLFSAYVLCSVLVALSGFFFSARIGSAASDIGTGLELQVLTATVLGGISLGGGRGSVAKALMGTLFVLVLSNSLLALAVPGPVNYLILGLVLLLSVMLDVRWVKNRHKILRSVYISPTFAKMPQAISTEPGVPMAVNDRLKDVGVIGLGFLDGSEDVIFDRQDRLYTGSRQGDILRFQPPHYTESEVFAHIGGSPLGMAFDRDDNLVICVAGMGLYQVSPAGEVKLLTAETNRSLTSVVDDSTMKLADDCDILPDGRIVFSEATVRFEMHDWYADALESRGNGRIIVHDPRTGSTRTLLSNLVFPNGICTAFDGQSVLFAESWACRISRYYFDGPKKGRVERVIEGLPGYPDNINRASDGTYWLALMGMRTPALDLSLEMPGFRRRMARRVSEDAWLMPNLNTGCVLRFDEKGQILESLWDQAGEKHPMITSMREHKGILYLCGIFNNRMGTLPLKGSDPNWFSSDSYWGKKP
- a CDS encoding SMP-30/gluconolactonase/LRE family protein, coding for MSAVSRLFDRFLGRGDWAVTVPTLDGPLLPNQDLEEAELFAGLAAADNLVRTEKGMLASSANRLMRFDADGKAEVLQEFPGEITALAHARGMTALATGGKGVVIRGGLHDGRQATGDEAHRLSCVTALTFLDSNTLLVANGSATLPASAWRRDLMQKNASGSVWRLDLKSGRLELIRDGLAWPAGIATTGSNRVYVTEAWRHRVLAIDLAGKATAPVLEHLPAYPARIAPAFNAGYWLTFYSVRNQLVEFILREETFRKRMLVEIPEAYWMAPSLSSWRDYREPMQGSQLKQMNVLKPYAVTRSYGLVVHCDQNMKPLSSFHSRADGTVHGTISACEVDDDLLVASRGGSRIVRVAKAASGKRG
- a CDS encoding sugar ABC transporter ATP-binding protein; translation: MSDNIIELKDATKAFSRIPAFKNVNFDLRKGEIHALLGENGAGKSTLTKVMAGVFKLTEGKLFFDGKEASFATPAEALRAGIAMVFQETNLVPAMTVAQNLYLGEEKMFNRLRGLYIQARQFLAGMGFQVDPTAQVSTLGAAHKQMVEIARAVHHKARVIIFDEPTATLTPEEKRHFFNLLQRLVKEGIAIIFITHALEEALAVANRITVMRDGEIVASGEAKGFTRASIVQAMVGRTLTETLHGEVKRTARPYGDKVLSVENLSCAGLVRNSSFSVFSGQVTGMFGLVGAGRTEMAKVVAGLLKRNIFHGGEIRLLGKSVRYRVPRPAVRDGIVYVTEDRKFDGFFETMTAGENLQIGELTDKSNPVSIVSLARARELAKQWGERLRLKQISERARMIELSGGNQQKVVIAKSLIQQPKLVIFDEPTRGVDVGAIVEIHQLISDLADQGMAVVVISSYLPEILAVSDRILVVKRGRVVEEMMLSDATEERVMFAAVH
- a CDS encoding LysR family transcriptional regulator — translated: MSSINLKLLQTFLLAAENGSFRRAAEESNRSPSAVSMQIRDLEEQIGISLFIRTAQRASLTPEGQVLFEEIANAMSQVQTSLDRLTEIAARRKGKVQIACAPTLAASRLGDILATFKLRYPRSIVEVIETPPQAALALLQQQEVEFYLGPEVPNLDDFQFESILDDPLMACIPVETYGGEKKLNLSDLKRFPLILLNRKTAVRGLLDRLTAAEGIELKPQYEVESAQTAVALVSSGLGVCVVPGIAISRNDERMRVVPIDHRDAHRAVGIITARGYVHHSFSEQLMNLIRTNLRELAH